A genomic segment from Streptomyces sp. NBC_00654 encodes:
- the cpaB gene encoding Flp pilus assembly protein CpaB: MNSRQRRGVILLLLSVLCAFGAFAGVLSVISDVNSKVGPEVTAYQLKADVAPYTALNDGQFEKIKMPKRWLSENAVTNLREVESKIAVTQLRKGSLLQSDMMARKPELRAGEQEIAIMIDAATGVAGKITPGATVNIYATFAGEQQDDVSQSKVIVSNAKVLDVGKLTALEPRGDQRSTQSTEAVPITFALNTLDTQRVAYAESFAEHVRLALVAPGSDGTIRPGDRTYTLDKDK, encoded by the coding sequence ATGAACTCCCGCCAGCGCCGCGGCGTGATACTCCTGCTCCTGTCGGTCCTGTGTGCCTTCGGTGCTTTCGCCGGTGTGCTCTCGGTGATCAGCGATGTGAACTCGAAGGTCGGTCCCGAGGTGACCGCATATCAGCTGAAAGCCGACGTGGCCCCCTATACGGCCCTGAACGACGGTCAGTTCGAGAAGATCAAGATGCCCAAGCGCTGGCTCTCGGAGAACGCCGTGACCAACCTGCGGGAAGTCGAATCGAAGATCGCCGTCACCCAGCTCCGCAAGGGCTCGCTGCTCCAGTCGGACATGATGGCCCGCAAGCCCGAACTCCGTGCCGGTGAGCAGGAGATCGCCATCATGATCGACGCGGCGACCGGTGTCGCGGGCAAGATCACGCCCGGCGCCACGGTCAACATCTACGCCACGTTCGCCGGTGAGCAGCAGGACGACGTCTCCCAGTCCAAGGTCATCGTCTCCAACGCCAAGGTGCTGGACGTGGGCAAGCTGACCGCCCTGGAGCCCCGCGGGGACCAGCGGAGCACCCAGAGCACCGAGGCCGTGCCGATCACCTTCGCCCTGAACACGCTGGACACCCAGCGTGTGGCGTACGCCGAATCCTTCGCGGAGCACGTACGGCTCGCCCTCGTCGCGCCCGGCAGTGACGGCACCATCCGTCCGGGGGACCGCACCTACACGCTCGACAAGGACAAGTGA
- a CDS encoding sugar kinase: MPGPAAGTTSAAATPDVVCLGESMVTFRPSRPGRLADVPSFGRGIGGAESNVACALAAAGHRVAWVSRVGADGFGDHLVEAIAAYGVDTSAVRRDPDRPTGVYFRTATDRATDTHEVAYYRAGSAASAMSPHNVPHETLSVGRFLHLSGITAALSADCLALLHELTAPRSGRPLISFDVNHRPGLWRGSEAGPDVLLDLARRADLVFVGEDEADEAWGLKGADAIRAALPEPTLLVVKRGAEGATVYSSPRPGAHLGPRPGPCADTAAAAATDTVTDVPALHVDVVAPVGAGDAFAAGFLSATLRGLSVRDRARHGHLMAAAVLTVPGDLTDPPPRERADRLAALDDDAWGRLRLGPGWTGDDQEVRTT; the protein is encoded by the coding sequence GTGCCCGGACCCGCAGCAGGGACGACCAGCGCCGCCGCGACCCCCGACGTGGTGTGTCTCGGTGAGTCCATGGTGACGTTCCGGCCCTCACGGCCCGGCCGCCTCGCCGACGTCCCCTCCTTCGGCCGCGGCATCGGCGGAGCCGAGTCCAACGTCGCCTGCGCGCTCGCCGCCGCCGGGCACCGGGTGGCCTGGGTCAGCCGGGTCGGGGCCGACGGCTTCGGCGACCACCTCGTCGAGGCCATCGCCGCGTACGGGGTCGACACCTCCGCGGTCCGCCGCGACCCGGACCGCCCCACCGGCGTCTACTTCCGCACCGCCACGGACCGGGCCACCGACACCCACGAGGTGGCGTACTACCGGGCAGGCTCCGCCGCCTCCGCGATGTCCCCCCACAACGTCCCCCACGAGACGCTGTCCGTCGGCCGCTTCCTGCACCTGTCCGGCATCACGGCCGCGCTCTCCGCGGACTGTCTGGCCCTGCTCCACGAACTGACCGCACCCCGGTCCGGCCGCCCGCTGATCTCCTTCGACGTGAACCACCGGCCCGGCCTGTGGCGCGGCAGCGAGGCGGGACCGGACGTCCTGCTCGACCTCGCACGCCGCGCCGACCTGGTCTTCGTCGGGGAGGACGAGGCGGACGAGGCCTGGGGGCTGAAGGGCGCGGACGCCATCCGCGCGGCCCTGCCCGAACCCACGCTGCTCGTCGTCAAGCGCGGCGCGGAGGGGGCCACGGTCTACTCGTCACCCCGGCCGGGCGCCCACCTGGGCCCCCGCCCCGGACCCTGCGCCGACACCGCCGCCGCGGCGGCGACCGACACCGTCACCGACGTGCCCGCGCTTCATGTCGACGTCGTCGCCCCGGTCGGAGCGGGCGACGCCTTCGCCGCCGGGTTCCTCTCCGCCACCCTGCGCGGCCTGTCCGTCCGCGACCGCGCCCGGCACGGCCATCTGATGGCCGCCGCCGTCCTCACCGTGCCCGGCGACCTCACCGACCCGCCGCCGCGCGAGCGCGCCGACCGCCTCGCCGCCCTCGACGACGACGCCTGGGGGAGACTTCGTCTCGGCCCCGGGTGGACGGGGGACGACCAGGAGGTACGTACGACATGA
- a CDS encoding amidohydrolase family protein, with translation MDLVIRDALVVDGTATPARRADVAVDGGRIAEIHTEDAPGPRPTATRVLDAGGLALSPGFIDMHAHSDLALLRDPDHSAKAAQGVTLEVLGQDGLSYAPADDRTLAEVRRSISGWNGGAPEDTDIDFDWRTVGGYLDRLDANFGGRGIAVNAAYLVPQGTVRMYAVGWDDRPATDAELDRMRELVAQGMAEGAVGMSSGLTYTPGMYADDAELTELCRVVARHGGYYCPHHRSYGAGALEAYEEMVRLTRTAGCALHLAHATMNFGVNKGKAPELLALLDEALDAGADISLDTYPYTPGCTTLVAMLPSWAGEGGPESVLTRLADPETAERIRHHLEVLGSDGCHGVPIEWDTIEISGVGVPELAGHVGRTVAESARLRGEAPWVTAHRLLVEDRLGTTILQHVGHEENVRQIMRHRVHTGGSDGILQGDKPHPRAYGTFPQYLGRYVRELGILSLEECVAHLTSRPAARLRLADRGLVREGYRADLVLFDPGTVAAGSTFENPRTLPAGIPHVLIDGRFVIEDGRRTSVLAGRSVRSTGARR, from the coding sequence ATGGACCTGGTCATCCGCGACGCGCTGGTCGTCGACGGCACCGCCACCCCCGCCCGCCGCGCCGATGTCGCCGTCGACGGCGGACGGATCGCCGAGATCCACACCGAGGACGCCCCCGGCCCACGGCCCACCGCCACCCGCGTCCTGGACGCCGGCGGCCTCGCCCTCTCCCCCGGCTTCATCGACATGCACGCCCACAGCGATCTGGCACTGCTGCGGGACCCGGACCACAGCGCGAAGGCGGCACAGGGCGTCACCCTCGAAGTCCTCGGCCAGGACGGTCTGTCGTACGCCCCGGCCGACGACCGCACACTGGCGGAGGTGCGCCGCTCCATCAGCGGATGGAACGGCGGTGCCCCCGAGGACACGGACATCGACTTCGACTGGCGCACGGTCGGCGGCTATCTGGACCGGCTCGACGCGAACTTCGGCGGCCGGGGCATCGCGGTCAACGCCGCCTATCTCGTCCCGCAGGGCACGGTCCGGATGTACGCGGTCGGCTGGGACGACCGCCCCGCCACCGACGCCGAGCTGGACCGGATGAGGGAGCTCGTCGCCCAGGGCATGGCCGAGGGCGCGGTCGGCATGTCCTCGGGACTGACGTACACCCCCGGGATGTACGCGGACGACGCCGAACTCACCGAACTGTGCCGGGTGGTGGCCCGCCACGGCGGCTACTACTGCCCGCACCACCGCAGTTACGGCGCGGGCGCGCTGGAGGCGTACGAGGAGATGGTGCGGCTCACCCGTACCGCGGGCTGCGCCCTCCATCTCGCCCACGCCACCATGAACTTCGGCGTGAACAAGGGGAAGGCCCCGGAGCTGCTGGCCCTGCTCGACGAGGCCCTGGACGCGGGCGCCGACATCTCGCTGGACACCTATCCGTACACCCCCGGCTGCACGACGCTCGTCGCGATGCTGCCGAGCTGGGCGGGCGAGGGCGGCCCGGAGTCCGTCCTGACCCGTCTCGCGGACCCGGAGACGGCGGAGAGGATACGTCACCACCTGGAGGTACTGGGCTCGGACGGCTGCCACGGGGTGCCGATCGAGTGGGACACCATCGAGATCTCCGGCGTCGGGGTGCCGGAGCTGGCCGGTCATGTGGGCCGCACGGTGGCCGAGTCCGCCCGGCTGCGCGGCGAGGCCCCCTGGGTCACCGCCCACCGGCTGCTGGTCGAGGACCGGCTCGGCACGACGATCCTCCAGCACGTCGGCCACGAGGAGAACGTCCGGCAGATCATGCGCCACCGGGTGCACACCGGCGGCAGCGACGGCATCCTCCAGGGCGACAAGCCGCATCCGCGCGCCTACGGCACGTTCCCGCAGTATCTCGGCCGGTACGTGAGGGAGCTGGGCATCCTGTCGCTGGAGGAGTGCGTCGCCCATCTGACGTCCCGTCCGGCCGCCCGGCTGCGGCTGGCGGACCGCGGCCTCGTCCGCGAGGGCTACCGCGCCGACCTGGTGCTGTTCGACCCGGGGACGGTGGCGGCGGGCTCGACGTTCGAGAACCCCCGTACGTTGCCGGCGGGCATCCCGCACGTCCTGATCGACGGCCGCTTCGTCATCGAGGACGGCCGGCGGACCTCGGTGCTGGCGGGGCGCTCGGTACGGAGCACGGGCGCACGGCGCTGA
- a CDS encoding RidA family protein, which produces MTEKISLTPSTHAAPPAKFSHGVKKGNILQVAGQVGFLPAVAGEPATVVGPTLREQTLQTFANVKAILEEGGATWDDVMMMRVYLTDVGHFAEMNEIYNAYFEEQGLAAPASARTTVYVGLPKGLLIEIDALAVLG; this is translated from the coding sequence ATGACCGAGAAGATCTCCCTCACGCCCAGCACCCACGCCGCCCCGCCCGCGAAGTTCTCGCACGGTGTGAAGAAGGGCAACATCCTCCAGGTCGCCGGCCAGGTCGGCTTCCTGCCCGCCGTGGCCGGTGAGCCCGCCACCGTCGTCGGCCCGACGCTGCGCGAGCAGACCCTGCAGACCTTCGCCAACGTCAAGGCGATCCTCGAAGAGGGCGGCGCCACCTGGGACGACGTGATGATGATGCGCGTCTACCTCACCGACGTCGGCCACTTCGCCGAGATGAACGAGATCTACAACGCGTACTTCGAGGAGCAGGGCCTCGCGGCCCCCGCCTCGGCCCGTACGACGGTCTACGTCGGCCTCCCCAAGGGCCTGCTCATCGAGATCGACGCGCTCGCGGTCCTCGGCTGA
- a CDS encoding glycoside hydrolase family 18 protein — translation MERSAGSRRRMRHVRPVLGGAMAVVAAGALTVTGLVSSAQAADVNVARNAGFESGLANWTCSGGSGAAVSSPVRSGTSALRATPAGQDNARCAQTVAVKPNSTYTLSSWVQGGYAYLGASGTGTTDVATWSPGSTAWTQLSTSFRTGASTTSVTVYTHGWYGQASYLVDDISVTGPDGGGTDPGPSIPGAPAGLAAGTTTASSVALSWNAVSGATGYTVYKDGAKATAATGTSATVSGLAADTAYQFSVSATNEAGESVKSAAVSARTAKENTGPGPVTSVPKHAVTGYWQNFNNGAAVQKLSDVPANYDIIAVSFADATATPGAVTFNLDSAGLNGYTVDQFKADIKAKQAAGKNVIISVGGEKGSVSVNSDASATAFANSVHALIQEYGFNGVDIDLENGLNSTYMTKALRSLSSKVGSGLVITMAPQTIDMQSTSGEYFKTALNIKDILTVVNMQYYNSGSMLGCDGKVYSQGSVDFLTALACIQLEGGLDASQVGLGVPASTRGAGSGYVAPSVVNAALDCLAKGTNCGSFKPAKTYPALRGAMTWSTNWDATAGNAWSNAVGPHVHGLP, via the coding sequence GTGGAACGCTCCGCAGGCAGCAGGCGCAGAATGCGTCACGTCCGGCCCGTCCTCGGCGGTGCCATGGCCGTCGTCGCGGCCGGAGCCCTGACCGTCACCGGTCTCGTCAGCAGCGCCCAGGCGGCCGACGTCAACGTCGCCAGGAACGCCGGGTTCGAGTCCGGACTCGCCAACTGGACCTGTTCCGGAGGCAGCGGCGCCGCCGTCTCCTCCCCCGTGCGCAGCGGTACGTCGGCGCTCAGGGCCACCCCGGCCGGCCAGGACAACGCCAGGTGCGCGCAGACCGTGGCCGTGAAGCCCAACTCGACGTACACGCTCAGCTCCTGGGTCCAGGGCGGCTACGCCTACCTCGGCGCGAGCGGTACCGGCACCACGGACGTCGCCACCTGGTCGCCGGGCTCCACGGCCTGGACGCAGCTCTCCACCAGCTTCAGGACCGGCGCGTCCACCACCTCGGTGACCGTCTACACCCACGGCTGGTACGGCCAGGCGTCCTACCTCGTCGACGACATCTCGGTGACCGGCCCCGACGGCGGCGGTACCGACCCCGGCCCGTCGATCCCCGGCGCGCCCGCCGGTCTCGCCGCCGGTACGACGACGGCGTCCTCCGTGGCCCTCTCCTGGAACGCCGTCTCCGGCGCCACCGGTTACACCGTCTACAAGGACGGCGCCAAGGCCACCGCGGCCACCGGGACCTCGGCCACGGTGAGCGGCCTGGCCGCCGACACCGCGTACCAGTTCTCGGTGAGCGCCACCAACGAGGCCGGCGAGTCGGTCAAGTCCGCCGCGGTCAGCGCCCGTACGGCGAAGGAGAACACCGGGCCCGGCCCGGTGACCTCGGTGCCGAAGCACGCGGTGACCGGCTACTGGCAGAACTTCAACAACGGCGCCGCCGTCCAGAAGCTCAGTGACGTCCCCGCGAACTACGACATCATCGCGGTCTCCTTCGCGGACGCCACGGCGACGCCGGGTGCCGTCACCTTCAACCTGGACAGTGCCGGACTGAACGGCTACACGGTCGACCAGTTCAAGGCCGACATCAAGGCCAAGCAGGCCGCCGGGAAGAACGTCATCATCTCGGTCGGCGGCGAGAAGGGCTCCGTCTCGGTCAACAGCGACGCCTCCGCCACGGCCTTCGCGAACTCCGTCCACGCGCTCATCCAGGAGTACGGCTTCAACGGGGTCGACATCGACCTGGAGAACGGCCTCAACTCCACCTACATGACGAAGGCACTGCGCTCGCTGTCCTCGAAGGTGGGCTCCGGTCTCGTCATCACGATGGCGCCGCAGACCATCGACATGCAGTCGACGTCCGGTGAGTACTTCAAGACGGCGCTGAACATCAAGGACATCCTGACTGTCGTCAACATGCAGTACTACAACAGCGGTTCGATGCTGGGCTGCGACGGCAAGGTCTACTCGCAGGGCTCGGTGGACTTCCTCACCGCGCTGGCCTGCATCCAGCTGGAGGGCGGTCTCGACGCCTCGCAGGTCGGTCTCGGGGTCCCCGCCTCCACCCGCGGCGCGGGCAGCGGCTACGTCGCCCCGTCCGTCGTGAACGCCGCCCTGGACTGCCTGGCCAAGGGCACCAACTGCGGTTCCTTCAAGCCGGCCAAGACCTACCCGGCCCTGCGCGGCGCGATGACCTGGTCGACGAACTGGGACGCCACGGCGGGCAACGCCTGGTCGAACGCGGTCGGCCCGCACGTCCACGGTCTGCCGTAA
- a CDS encoding GntP family permease: MLLAATPPPAGTPPHTGGLLLLIDGTAGLLTVAALGIALLLFLIIKVRLQPFVALLAVSIAVGLGAGLSVTELFGTVQKSAAVSVIESGMGGILGHVAIIIGLGTMLGAILEVSGGAEVLSTRLLNLFGEKRAPLAMGLTGLIFGIPVFFDVGIFVLAPIVYAAAKRSGKSILLYAMPLLAGLSMTHAFLPPHPGPVAAAGLFQVSLGWVILMGAVVGIPSVLAAWGYAAWIGKRIFVEVPQDMVEAAEEARAAVVAEQRAAGVTPHEAPVALGTVLAIIGTPLLLILAATFSSIALDPSTPRSVIEFFGNPFVALTIALLLAYYLLGIRRGWSRKSLESVSTSSLKPVGNILLVVGAGGIFGAVLKGSGIADALADTFNDVGLPVILLAWLISVVLRVAQGSATVAIVTTAGIVVPLVEGQDMSQAHLALIIMAISAGSIFASHVNDGGFWMVSKYFGIPERDTLKSWTVLETVLSVAGFVVAALLSLVI, from the coding sequence ATGCTGCTCGCCGCCACCCCACCGCCGGCCGGGACGCCACCCCACACCGGTGGACTCCTTCTCCTGATCGACGGCACCGCCGGACTGCTGACCGTCGCCGCCCTCGGCATCGCCCTTCTCCTCTTCCTGATCATCAAGGTCAGGCTCCAGCCGTTCGTCGCGCTGCTCGCCGTCTCCATAGCCGTCGGCCTCGGCGCCGGTCTCTCCGTGACCGAACTCTTCGGAACCGTCCAGAAGTCCGCCGCGGTCTCCGTCATCGAATCGGGCATGGGCGGCATCCTCGGCCATGTCGCGATCATCATCGGACTCGGCACGATGCTCGGCGCGATCCTGGAGGTCTCCGGCGGCGCGGAGGTGCTGAGCACCCGCCTGCTGAACCTCTTCGGCGAGAAGCGGGCCCCGCTCGCCATGGGCCTCACCGGCCTCATCTTCGGCATCCCGGTCTTCTTCGACGTCGGTATCTTCGTCCTCGCCCCGATCGTGTACGCCGCCGCCAAGCGCTCCGGCAAATCGATCCTGCTGTACGCGATGCCGCTGCTCGCGGGCCTGTCCATGACCCACGCGTTCCTGCCGCCGCACCCCGGCCCGGTGGCCGCCGCCGGACTCTTCCAGGTGTCCCTGGGCTGGGTCATCCTGATGGGCGCCGTCGTCGGCATCCCCTCCGTACTCGCCGCGTGGGGCTACGCCGCCTGGATCGGCAAGCGGATCTTCGTCGAGGTCCCGCAGGACATGGTCGAGGCCGCCGAGGAGGCCAGGGCGGCCGTCGTCGCCGAACAGCGGGCCGCCGGGGTCACCCCGCACGAGGCGCCCGTCGCCCTCGGCACGGTGCTCGCGATCATCGGAACCCCGCTGCTCCTGATCCTCGCCGCGACGTTCTCCTCCATCGCGCTGGACCCCTCCACACCCCGCTCGGTCATCGAGTTCTTCGGCAACCCGTTCGTGGCCCTGACGATCGCGCTGCTCCTGGCGTACTACCTGCTGGGCATCCGGCGCGGCTGGTCCCGCAAATCCCTGGAATCGGTCTCCACGTCCTCGCTCAAGCCGGTCGGCAACATCCTGCTGGTGGTCGGCGCGGGCGGCATCTTCGGCGCCGTGCTCAAGGGCAGCGGCATCGCGGACGCCCTCGCCGACACCTTCAACGACGTCGGCCTGCCGGTCATCCTGCTCGCCTGGCTGATCTCCGTGGTGCTGCGCGTGGCCCAGGGCTCGGCGACGGTCGCCATCGTCACCACCGCGGGCATCGTCGTCCCGCTGGTCGAGGGCCAGGACATGTCCCAGGCGCACCTTGCGCTGATCATCATGGCGATCTCCGCCGGATCGATCTTCGCCTCGCACGTCAACGACGGCGGCTTCTGGATGGTCTCGAAGTACTTCGGCATCCCGGAGCGCGACACCCTGAAGTCCTGGACGGTCCTGGAGACGGTCCTGTCGGTGGCGGGGTTCGTGGTCGCGGCACTGCTCAGCCTGGTGATCTAG
- a CDS encoding serine protease: MKKPLVGAFLAVLLLGAGVAPATAASPAPSGAGAKVAGDAHATAKAKAVNFAGTVALSNCSGSVVRSPGSQPTDPALVLSNGHCMESGFPGPGEVVLDQPSSRSFTLLNAAGSGVGTLRASKIAYGTMTDTDVSLYQLTSTYAQIESSYGIKALELETAHPAAGSAITVVSGYWKRTYSCNVDGFAYRLKEGEWTWKDSVRYTSACRTIGGTSGSPVVDNATGKVVAVNNTGNEDGQECTDNNPCEVDESGNVTVREGINYAQQTYNMVPCIGTGNKIDLNRAGCALPKP, encoded by the coding sequence ATGAAGAAGCCTCTCGTCGGTGCGTTCCTCGCTGTCCTGCTCCTGGGAGCGGGGGTCGCGCCCGCCACCGCGGCGTCCCCGGCCCCGTCCGGGGCCGGAGCGAAGGTCGCGGGCGACGCCCATGCCACGGCCAAGGCCAAGGCGGTCAACTTCGCCGGGACCGTCGCGCTGAGCAACTGTTCGGGCTCCGTCGTCCGCTCGCCCGGTTCCCAGCCCACCGATCCCGCCCTCGTGCTCTCCAACGGACACTGCATGGAGTCCGGCTTCCCGGGCCCCGGCGAGGTCGTGCTCGACCAGCCGTCCAGCCGCTCGTTCACGCTGCTCAACGCCGCGGGCAGCGGCGTCGGCACCCTGCGGGCCAGCAAGATCGCCTACGGCACCATGACCGACACCGACGTCTCGCTGTACCAGCTCACCAGCACCTACGCCCAGATCGAGAGCAGCTACGGCATCAAGGCGCTGGAGCTCGAAACCGCCCACCCGGCGGCCGGCTCCGCGATCACCGTCGTCTCCGGGTACTGGAAGCGCACGTACAGCTGCAACGTCGACGGCTTCGCCTACCGCCTCAAGGAGGGTGAGTGGACCTGGAAGGACTCGGTCCGCTACACCTCGGCCTGCAGGACCATCGGCGGTACGTCGGGCTCCCCGGTGGTCGACAACGCCACCGGCAAGGTGGTCGCCGTCAACAACACCGGCAATGAGGACGGCCAGGAGTGCACGGACAACAACCCGTGCGAGGTTGACGAGAGCGGCAATGTGACCGTCCGCGAAGGCATCAACTACGCCCAGCAGACGTACAACATGGTCCCCTGCATCGGCACCGGCAACAAGATCGACCTGAACCGGGCCGGCTGCGCCCTGCCCAAGCCGTAG
- a CDS encoding IclR family transcriptional regulator, which translates to MSQTVDRALSILPLLAQGPADLGQVAERLGVHKSTALRLLRTLHEHGLVYRQQDQRYRLGARLFALAQEAVENLDVREIAHPHLVELNDRCGHTVHLAVYEEHEVLYIDKVESRYPVRMYSRIGKPVAITVAAVAKLLLADLTEAERRAIAETLDYPMYTSRSVPGAGAFLKELAVVREQGWATDLGGHEESINCIGAPIRGADGRVVAAMSVSAPNVVVTAEELLTLLPLVRRTADAISREYSGTTPLKKA; encoded by the coding sequence ATGAGCCAGACCGTCGACCGGGCGCTGAGCATCCTGCCGCTGCTCGCCCAGGGGCCCGCCGACCTCGGCCAGGTCGCCGAGCGGCTCGGCGTCCACAAGTCCACGGCGCTGCGCCTGCTCCGTACGCTCCACGAGCACGGACTCGTCTACCGCCAGCAGGACCAGCGCTACCGCCTCGGCGCCCGTCTCTTCGCGCTCGCCCAGGAAGCCGTCGAGAACCTCGACGTACGCGAGATCGCCCACCCCCACCTCGTCGAACTCAACGACCGGTGCGGACACACCGTCCACCTCGCCGTGTACGAGGAGCACGAGGTCCTCTACATCGACAAGGTCGAGAGCCGCTACCCGGTCCGGATGTACTCACGGATCGGCAAACCCGTCGCGATCACCGTCGCCGCGGTCGCCAAACTGCTGCTCGCCGACCTGACCGAGGCCGAGCGGCGGGCGATCGCCGAGACGCTCGACTACCCCATGTACACGTCCCGTTCCGTCCCCGGCGCGGGTGCGTTCCTCAAGGAACTCGCCGTCGTACGCGAACAGGGCTGGGCCACCGACCTCGGTGGCCACGAGGAGTCCATCAACTGCATCGGGGCCCCGATCCGCGGCGCGGACGGCCGGGTCGTCGCCGCGATGTCGGTCTCGGCCCCCAACGTGGTCGTCACCGCGGAGGAACTCCTCACCCTGCTCCCGCTGGTGCGCCGTACCGCCGACGCCATCAGCCGGGAGTACTCCGGCACCACCCCACTCAAGAAAGCCTGA
- a CDS encoding alanine racemase: MAADRPALHTVSGLAEERVDHRFKSLPPDANGLSVGALAAERRNLFTGGFTTPVLALSAESVEHNLALLETYAERHGLLFAPHGKTSMSPRLFADQLERGAWGITAAVPHQARVYRAYGIRRIFLANEVVDAVALRWLAGELAADPEFRFICYVDSVRGVELMEEALRDAGAGRPVDVVVELGAGEGARTGARSDADCAAVADAVAAAGTLRLVGVAGYEGEVPGATPERVQEWLRRLVALASGLDAEGRFAGCEEIVISAGGSAWFDTVAEVFAGIPALSLPVLKLLRSGAYVSHDDGHYKRLTPFNRIPGEGTLQPAFRLWAQVVSRPTGEQAFLNAGKRDAAYDLDLPEAQVVRSGRDGSVRPATGLTVTGLSDQHTWVRTEPGAELEVGDWVGMGLSHPCTSFDKWQLIPLVTADGTVTDYIRTFF; the protein is encoded by the coding sequence TTGGCAGCCGACCGCCCCGCCCTCCACACCGTGTCCGGCCTCGCCGAGGAGCGTGTCGACCACCGGTTCAAGTCGCTGCCGCCCGACGCCAACGGCCTGAGTGTCGGCGCCCTGGCCGCCGAGCGCCGCAACCTCTTCACGGGCGGTTTCACCACCCCGGTGCTCGCGCTGTCCGCCGAGTCGGTCGAGCACAACCTCGCGCTGCTGGAGACGTACGCCGAGCGCCACGGCCTGCTGTTCGCCCCGCACGGCAAGACGTCGATGTCGCCGCGGCTCTTCGCCGACCAGCTGGAGCGCGGTGCCTGGGGCATCACCGCGGCCGTCCCGCACCAGGCGCGGGTCTACCGGGCGTACGGCATCCGACGGATCTTCCTGGCCAACGAGGTCGTCGACGCGGTGGCGCTGCGCTGGCTGGCCGGTGAGCTGGCGGCCGACCCGGAGTTCCGCTTCATCTGCTACGTGGACTCGGTGCGCGGCGTCGAGCTGATGGAGGAGGCCCTGCGCGACGCGGGGGCCGGCCGCCCGGTCGATGTCGTCGTGGAGCTGGGCGCGGGCGAGGGCGCGCGCACCGGCGCCCGGAGCGACGCGGACTGCGCGGCGGTCGCGGACGCGGTGGCCGCCGCCGGGACCCTGCGTCTGGTGGGCGTCGCCGGGTACGAGGGCGAGGTCCCGGGCGCGACCCCGGAGCGCGTACAGGAGTGGCTGCGGCGCCTCGTGGCGCTGGCGTCCGGCCTCGACGCGGAGGGGCGCTTCGCCGGCTGCGAGGAGATCGTGATCAGCGCGGGCGGCAGCGCCTGGTTCGACACGGTGGCGGAGGTGTTCGCCGGGATCCCCGCGCTGAGCCTGCCCGTGCTGAAGCTGCTGCGCTCGGGCGCCTATGTCTCGCACGACGACGGCCACTACAAGCGCCTCACCCCCTTCAACCGGATCCCCGGGGAGGGCACGCTCCAGCCCGCCTTCCGGCTCTGGGCCCAGGTGGTGTCCCGCCCGACCGGCGAGCAGGCCTTCCTCAACGCGGGCAAGCGCGACGCGGCGTACGACCTCGACCTCCCCGAGGCGCAGGTCGTCCGCTCCGGCCGGGACGGCTCGGTGCGGCCCGCGACGGGACTCACGGTCACCGGTCTCTCCGACCAGCACACCTGGGTGCGTACGGAGCCGGGCGCGGAGCTGGAGGTGGGCGACTGGGTCGGCATGGGCCTGTCGCACCCCTGCACCAGCTTCGACAAGTGGCAGCTGATTCCGCTGGTCACGGCGGACGGCACGGTCACGGACTACATCCGCACGTTCTTCTGA